One region of Gammaproteobacteria bacterium genomic DNA includes:
- the sppA gene encoding signal peptide peptidase SppA gives MNQQDQQTSTADRPGQTNWERDLITRIAMAGLDEQRRARRWGIFFKTLLFIYLFALLFAYLPDDWSQAKIGKGKHTALIEIDGIIAADSQASADNIVSGLRAALEDSKTAGVILRINSPGGSPVQAGYVNDEIARLRDIYPEIPIYAVISDTCASGGYYIAVAADKIFVNKASIVGSIGVVLDGFGYLGAMEKIGIERRLIAAGKHKGFLDPFSPLQPDDVRHVQLMLDNIHSQFVKVVKEGRGDRLKDDQKIFSGLIWTGEQSLELGLVDALGSAGYVAREVIGAEEIVDFTPTESYFDRFARRLGTVLAEKLSTRLQFK, from the coding sequence ATGAATCAACAGGATCAGCAAACCTCGACTGCCGATCGACCAGGACAGACGAATTGGGAACGCGATCTGATCACGCGCATCGCGATGGCGGGGCTTGACGAACAGCGGCGCGCACGCCGTTGGGGTATTTTCTTTAAGACGTTGTTGTTCATCTACCTGTTTGCGCTGTTATTTGCGTATCTCCCGGACGACTGGAGTCAAGCCAAAATTGGCAAGGGTAAACATACAGCGCTGATTGAAATCGATGGGATCATCGCAGCAGATAGCCAGGCAAGTGCTGATAATATCGTCAGTGGGCTTCGAGCAGCCCTTGAAGACAGTAAAACTGCCGGTGTCATCCTACGGATCAATAGCCCGGGGGGAAGCCCCGTGCAGGCGGGCTACGTCAACGATGAGATTGCGCGCTTGCGCGATATATATCCCGAGATTCCGATTTATGCAGTGATCAGTGACACTTGCGCATCTGGAGGCTATTACATCGCTGTTGCTGCAGATAAAATATTTGTTAATAAAGCCAGTATCGTTGGTTCTATTGGAGTGGTGTTAGATGGTTTTGGGTATCTCGGTGCGATGGAGAAAATTGGGATTGAGCGACGATTAATAGCGGCGGGCAAGCACAAGGGCTTTCTTGATCCGTTCTCGCCACTGCAACCGGATGATGTGCGTCACGTCCAATTAATGCTAGATAATATTCATAGTCAATTTGTCAAAGTTGTTAAAGAGGGGAGGGGAGACCGGCTGAAGGATGATCAGAAGATCTTCAGCGGACTCATCTGGACTGGTGAGCAAAGCCTCGAGCTCGGACTGGTTGACGCGTTAGGCAGCGCCGGTTATGTCGCGAGGGAAGTCATTGGGGCCGAAGAAATTGTCGATTTCACGCCGACAGAAAGTTACTTTGATCGTTTCGCCAGGCGGTTAGGCACCGTCCTAGCAGAAAAACTGAGCACTAGACTGCAATTCAAGTAG
- a CDS encoding Maf family nucleotide pyrophosphatase, which yields MGTTQSSIHNKPRLILASTSPHKTALLKRLRLAFDSFDPGIDESTQPGESPEQLVVRLAQAKAKAQIETYPRALIVGSDQISLVGGEIMGKPGTPEKAREQLRKASGQHVEFLAGLCLLNSALDRVQVDCVRYSIQFRALTDAQIDRYLALEQPYDCAGSIKSERLGVALFTKMAGDDPTVLLGLPLIRLVTMLANEGIYVP from the coding sequence ATGGGCACTACGCAATCTTCGATTCATAACAAACCGCGACTGATTCTGGCTTCCACCTCGCCACATAAAACGGCACTCCTTAAACGATTACGGCTGGCTTTTGACAGCTTTGATCCGGGAATCGATGAGTCTACCCAGCCAGGGGAGTCACCGGAACAGCTCGTAGTCAGGTTAGCTCAAGCAAAGGCGAAAGCTCAGATAGAAACCTATCCTCGGGCGCTTATTGTTGGTTCGGATCAGATTTCCCTGGTCGGGGGCGAGATCATGGGGAAACCCGGAACCCCTGAAAAGGCGAGAGAACAGCTTAGGAAAGCCAGCGGGCAACACGTGGAGTTTCTAGCGGGTTTATGTTTACTAAATTCGGCTTTAGACAGAGTTCAGGTCGATTGCGTGCGCTACAGCATCCAGTTTCGTGCTCTTACAGACGCGCAGATTGACCGCTACCTAGCGCTTGAACAACCGTATGACTGCGCAGGCAGTATAAAATCCGAACGTTTGGGCGTTGCTCTGTTTACAAAGATGGCCGGTGATGATCCCACAGTGCTGCTGGGATTACCTCTTATTCGGCTCGTGACGATGCTTGCGAATGAGGGGATCTACGTACCATAA
- a CDS encoding YceD family protein yields the protein MLHCLPVTIDPLHLAEVGSTLCGRLGLHRMARLRPSLYKAEGEVEIALEFGKDSEGYSCLTGQLMASVQVVCQRCLQPMQLSVEGDIRLGLVSSAEAAAQLPAYYEPLIVTEKAMSLAEIIEDELILALPISPIHSQDVCLAGSAFEHEQAPPYSRPFDALSVLKHSHRTD from the coding sequence ATGCTGCACTGCCTGCCGGTAACAATTGACCCGTTGCATCTTGCGGAGGTTGGGAGCACCCTTTGCGGGCGTCTTGGCCTTCATCGGATGGCACGTCTCAGGCCAAGCCTCTATAAAGCTGAAGGCGAGGTCGAGATCGCATTGGAGTTTGGTAAGGACTCCGAGGGGTATTCTTGTTTGACGGGCCAGCTGATGGCTTCTGTACAAGTTGTATGTCAGCGTTGCTTACAACCCATGCAACTGTCGGTCGAAGGTGATATCAGATTGGGGCTTGTTTCGAGTGCTGAAGCGGCTGCACAGTTACCGGCGTACTATGAGCCGCTCATCGTCACAGAAAAGGCAATGTCGTTAGCGGAGATCATTGAAGACGAACTGATATTGGCCTTACCCATTTCACCAATACATTCTCAGGATGTATGTCTAGCCGGTAGTGCCTTCGAGCATGAGCAGGCTCCCCCTTATTCTCGCCCATTTGATGCATTGTCAGTATTGAAGCACAGTCATCGTACCGATTAA
- the rpmF gene encoding 50S ribosomal protein L32, whose product MAVQKKRKTPSKRDMRRAHDALTPPTISIEPKTGEIHLRHHISPDGYYRGRKVIATPGEKE is encoded by the coding sequence ATGGCCGTACAAAAAAAGCGCAAGACGCCGTCTAAACGTGACATGCGTCGCGCCCACGATGCTTTGACACCACCAACTATCAGTATCGAGCCAAAAACAGGTGAAATCCATCTGCGTCACCATATTAGTCCCGATGGCTATTATCGCGGCCGCAAAGTGATCGCTACCCCGGGTGAAAAAGAATAA
- the plsX gene encoding phosphate acyltransferase PlsX, with translation MKPSIALDAMGGDHGPAAVIPAALHMLKKHSDLQLILVGHQDILRQTLRDNHANEEERLIIHHASQRVQMNDLPAQALRNKKDSSMRVAINLVHDGVAHACVSAGNTGALMATARFVLKTLPGIDRPAFCTMMPAINGHTHLLDLGANVDSTSEQLFQFAVMGAVLTSAVDNSPDPQVALLNVGEEDMKGNERVKETAALLMESDLNYVGFVEGTDIFKGIVDVIVCDGFVGNVAIKASEGVAEMIAHYAKEEFEKSIYGRLVALFSRPVIKSLRRKTDPRRYNGASLLGLRGIVIKSHGRADKVSFAHAIQEAIIEVQKNVPNRISSLLKSLLIERQAV, from the coding sequence TTGAAACCTTCCATCGCCCTAGATGCAATGGGTGGCGATCACGGCCCCGCCGCGGTAATTCCGGCCGCATTGCATATGCTGAAAAAGCACAGCGATTTGCAGCTAATTCTTGTCGGCCACCAAGACATCTTGCGACAAACCTTGCGCGATAACCATGCGAATGAAGAGGAGCGACTTATAATTCATCACGCATCTCAACGTGTGCAAATGAATGATCTGCCTGCTCAGGCGCTGAGGAACAAAAAAGATTCTTCAATGAGGGTCGCAATCAACCTCGTACACGATGGAGTTGCACATGCCTGTGTCAGTGCCGGGAACACTGGAGCACTCATGGCAACGGCTCGATTCGTGTTGAAAACGTTACCCGGGATTGATAGGCCGGCGTTTTGTACGATGATGCCAGCGATTAATGGGCACACCCACCTACTTGATCTTGGTGCAAATGTCGATTCAACCTCAGAACAGTTGTTTCAGTTTGCCGTCATGGGTGCCGTTCTGACAAGCGCAGTAGACAATAGCCCCGATCCGCAGGTTGCCTTGCTAAATGTCGGAGAAGAAGACATGAAAGGTAATGAACGAGTAAAGGAAACAGCGGCGTTGTTAATGGAGAGTGATCTGAACTATGTCGGATTCGTTGAAGGTACGGATATCTTTAAAGGTATAGTGGATGTCATCGTATGCGATGGTTTTGTAGGAAATGTTGCAATAAAAGCCAGCGAAGGTGTAGCAGAGATGATCGCTCATTATGCTAAAGAAGAATTTGAAAAATCGATCTATGGCCGACTTGTCGCCCTATTTTCAAGGCCGGTGATAAAGTCACTACGCCGAAAAACTGACCCGCGCCGCTATAACGGGGCGAGTCTACTTGGTTTGCGTGGGATAGTTATAAAGAGTCACGGCAGAGCCGATAAAGTTTCTTTTGCCCATGCAATTCAAGAAGCGATAATTGAGGTTCAAAAAAATGTACCCAACCGAATTAGTTCACTGCTCAAGTCGCTACTGATAGAAAGGCAGGCAGTTTGA
- a CDS encoding ketoacyl-ACP synthase III translates to MNYSRICGIGSYLPERILTNAELEKMVDTSDKWISMRTGVRKRHIAAEDETTCDLAEHAARRAIEAASITANDVDLIVVGTTTPDMVFPSTACLLQQRLNIHGCAAFDIQAVCTGFIYALDIADKFIKTGAAKRALVVGAETLSRIVDWTDRSTCVLFGDGAGAVVLEASDEPGIISSHLHADGKYQELLIVPSGISKGYDRVQNGTAYIKMQGNEVFKVAVNTLSRIVDETLTANDMKKEDLDWLVPHQANIRIISATAKKLNIPMDRVVVTIDQHANTSAASVPLALDTAVQDGRIKRGEILLLEAFGGGFTWGSTLLRY, encoded by the coding sequence TTGAATTACTCCCGTATCTGTGGCATAGGCAGCTATCTGCCAGAACGCATATTGACTAATGCCGAACTCGAAAAGATGGTGGATACCTCTGACAAGTGGATTTCAATGCGAACCGGTGTGCGTAAGCGCCACATTGCAGCTGAGGATGAAACCACGTGTGATCTTGCCGAACATGCCGCACGCCGCGCCATCGAAGCTGCCAGCATCACGGCGAATGACGTAGATCTCATCGTGGTTGGTACAACGACACCCGACATGGTTTTTCCAAGTACGGCTTGCCTTTTGCAGCAGCGTCTTAATATCCATGGTTGTGCAGCTTTTGATATCCAGGCGGTATGCACCGGTTTTATATATGCGCTTGACATTGCTGATAAGTTCATTAAGACCGGTGCCGCAAAACGGGCCCTGGTGGTTGGCGCCGAGACCCTATCTCGCATTGTCGATTGGACCGATCGGAGTACCTGTGTCTTATTCGGGGATGGCGCTGGTGCGGTGGTGCTGGAGGCCAGCGACGAACCAGGTATCATTTCGTCTCATTTGCATGCTGATGGAAAATATCAGGAACTTTTAATTGTGCCCTCAGGCATTTCTAAGGGATACGATCGCGTCCAAAATGGTACTGCCTATATCAAGATGCAGGGCAATGAGGTGTTCAAGGTTGCCGTGAATACACTCAGCCGAATCGTAGATGAGACACTTACGGCAAATGATATGAAAAAAGAGGACTTAGATTGGTTAGTGCCACATCAGGCGAACATACGCATTATCAGCGCTACGGCTAAAAAGCTTAATATACCCATGGACCGTGTGGTGGTAACGATCGATCAACACGCCAACACATCGGCTGCGTCTGTACCCCTGGCCTTGGACACTGCTGTACAAGACGGCCGCATCAAACGTGGGGAGATCCTCTTGCTTGAGGCATTCGGAGGCGGGTTTACCTGGGGTTCAACCCTTCTTCGATATTAG